The following DNA comes from Quercus robur chromosome 1, dhQueRobu3.1, whole genome shotgun sequence.
TAACATTGATTTTCGGACGGTATATGGGGTTCCAGCAGGAGGGGCATAAGATATAGCTAGAGATTTGAGTTTTGCATTTGCTAGAGACTTTGCTTTGAGTTTGCTGGCAAGAAAAAGGGAAGGGGTAGCCATGGTTCATGGGGTTTTGGATGGTTCACTAACTACATTGTTCAATTTCAAAGCCAAAGGAGTTGATGGATTTAGCAATTTTTGGAGAAGATTAATATGAACTAAttgtatttgattgatgacagtATAGACTTCATTATTATTCCTGTTTCTTTTTCATCATGCGGTTTAGTGGCTTGATGAaagtacaaattaaaaaaaaaaatcatgaatctAAATATTTATGAGCattgaaaaaattaacttaGGGAAAACAGTTTGTTTCCCATTGCTTTAAGTTTTACATTTAGTTTGCTTTAAAAAGGTCCAATagcatcacttaaataataaaatgcaaaggatatttttattgttttatctaaTTCTATCCTCCTTGTGATAAACTCAAAaggacaaaaaagaaattgaccaATAGTATTACTATAATTAACCATTCCCGTGCGGTAGCacgggttacatactagttCTATCTAATTTGTTCAACCTCACTattagttttaatatttttcatttttttttttttcaaaaggatATCATTTAGGTGGACTTAGTGGATCAAATCGGACAGCAGGGTTATATTGGAAACAAAAAGAAGTCAAggttcttctccaaaaaaataataataataataaaataaataaattttaggttATTATTACGTTAATGTATCATATCATgatctcacataaaaaataaaaaataaaaaataaaaaataaaaatttaaagataaattcTTAACAAATGATATCAAACTCAATAATTTTGTAAGACAGTGAACTAGCAACCTCACAAATAACCCtgctgttttttgttttgttttgtttgtttggttttttttttttttttaattcatgaaAATGGGTCCCCCCTTTAATTCCTTAGCTCCAAAATGGgtcatatatttaaattttaaaaatcaaaatcaagatgAAATTTGTGTAAATATACTAATTAGATCATGGTTTTCAGACTTTGACCatttataaaaatgtaaaagaaaggggttcaaggtttttaaggtcggattgtgatgatgtcataattaatttaataaatgcaaaataatataacaaatttgtaaaaacgagtaattttaattaaaaagagcAAGATAtagagaaataaataattttcaaatacattttcacaacttatatataaaaaaatacaacacaaaaaaataaaaagtataattaCACTTAATCctccaaatataaaaatattacttaaaaaataaaatgattttcatAGTTCACATATAACAATGTTAAATGTATTagtcacaataaaatatttataattttaattatatatcaaaaaatatattccaTAATCAgacaattagatttttttttttaatatatctaTGTTTTCCAAACTTAAGTTAGAATTAATATGTTTTCACTTGAGTGAATCTGAAGCTTTGTTGCCTTGGTGGTTAACGTTTGTATATCTGGTAGTTGTGCGCCCAGGTTCTATTCCTactttttgaaactttaatatattttttcaaatattgaGCATGATCTGAACTATATttgaaactttaatatattttttcaaatattgaGCATGATCTGAACTATATttgaaactttaatatattttttcaaatattgaGCATGATCTGAACTATATTTGAACTGTGTCCGGTTCTAGAAATCAGACGGTTCACTGATAGTTCATGGACTTTAGTGTAATGTAAACAATTCTCTAGGCCAGTTCCCAGTTAACCTAGTCAAACCGGCCTAGGTCTGAAAACCATTATCAGAATTCAAATGGACAAAATGGTCGATCAAAAGTTAAATTAAACACTTAACACAATATGAGGACTCAAAAAACCACCATACTCATCTTCCAAATTTCCAATGCTTGGGGAAGATCCCAATGGTAAAGGGTCACAAAGGGTTGTATACCTACATTCAATTGTAGCAAACAACAGTTAATTAATAGTGCCTGATAAGTTGATGACATGTGATGGAATTTAAGAATCATTCATGACCTCTAGCTAGGAGCTTATTGATTAGTTTGTTGTAGTATTTGATTCCTTCCCTATTCACACCCCCAAATAGTTTTCCTTCTAAAATTAGTCCCAAAAATGagattgttaagaacataataTGGTCACAAAACAATAGCCATTTCATTCCAACCTAAGATGTGTACTTCATGGTACCCATTTTTATGTCCTTCACATTGGATGAATTTGTCCTTTTATGGGATTATGAAAAGGATAATCTTACTTGGCATTACTCGAGACCATGAGATTGAGAATCTGTATGCATCTAAGcccatttttttcataatttgaacATCTTCCTGCAATGTATATTCACAAAGCatatataaattgtttaaaaaatttgaaatgaggATTTCTTATATTGTGATTATCTTGTATTTGGTTAGATATgctcaataattaaaaaaagcaaGTGGCAAGCAtagatatgtgtgtgtgtataaaagCAATTGGAGAGAGGATGATAAAAACCTTGGTTCTCCttataaagaaaacataatTATGCAATTGTGCTACAAGACTTTTGGTAATTAGAAACTAACTAACATGAggttttctttctaatttttatcATGAAAGTGGAACAACATATCTAAGTACCTTATAGTGATGATATTGATCGACAGCTACGTCTCCATTACTTACATCATTTATCTTACCTGCAATTTTATTATAAggattcatttttcttttactatttaagAACTAGTATTAAAGCCTCGCAACCATAACACATACAACCTGTTTCTAGTTTAGTTTGTCTCCCTTTCCAAAGtaagtttttgaatttctttccACAATAAGACAATGAGttcccatatatatattattctaataCCCTCTGGTCTTTAAGGTAGTTGCACTTATATCCTCTAAACTGTCATTTAAGCCAATTTAATACATAAACTTTAGTACTATAACAAACAGACcgctttaacttttttttgggaaaggatAATGGATAACCCTAAGggtattagtttaaaaaaatatttttaacaaatttttataggaaaagaaaaaaaaattacattttttattttattttatatatcctATAAAAGTGGTATCCAAACTTTCCTGAAATGGtcattaacaaatgccctaagagcccttttattttatgtgctaaattggttaaaataaaaattcaataggTGCAGTGCATTTTTACCtgtatatgagagagagagggtgttATTTTCTTACCAACAACAATGTCCAATTTCATGCGTTTACTAATTATTCTATTCTAAAATTCCATATTTACGACTCATGCACAACAATACGTATCTTGGCTTACTAATGTctccacacccaaaaaaaaaaaaaaaaacagagtatTGATGGTCCCAAATTTTCCACACTAACAAATACTATTGATAACCACAAATTGAAACATTGGGTTTACGATGCATAATCAACTACTTTGACTAAACACGTGAGAATAAGATCTCCCAATTTGAAAAGAATTATTTCTtggttaaaattaaatattttatatctaaaGGTGGCCAACCATCCATACATAATGGTTGGTCAATAGTTACAACATCAGACGCctttattttcctaatttttctATGGAAAGAAGGTAATTTTCCTTACTAATTTTGACATGTTCATAGTTTGGCCTTACTGAGTGTGTCATTTAACgtagttttctttttgttaatttccAATATAGTAAGCCTTTAGACACacaaaatcacacaaattttCACAAGCTAGATGATGACCTGCATGACCTTCACAATACTAATTTGGCCCACAGGTTTTCACAATATACAGAAGCTCAGTCAAGCAAGAGTGTATAGTTTAGCCTCCCAGAGTTGGTCCCGTAGAAAAAGTCAAGGCCAGTGTAAAACTGGaagaagtaaaaataattttataatgcCACTACTCATATAGAGAATTCAGCAGCTATTTTGCTTGGTCCTAAAATACCACCTGCTTTGCTTGGTCATCTCAATTTTCAAGCCTTATATCAACACGCACAGTGTTTGCttgtttggttttctttttcttttttttttgagaaaccagactaTCAGTAGCCTGGGCTTTTATTCCACAAGAAAAACAACTCAATGAATGTCAAAGATTACAAGAGAAGCGATGTCCTCAGGCATGAAATCAGTCCATACCCGAGTCTCCCTACAGTTCTTGGCTTTTTTGGCTAGTGCATCTGCTACAACGTTGCAGTgcctagtattaaaaataaattcaacagAAGAAAGAGCAGCAACTTGAGTTCGGATATCCTCGAGAATGTGGCCATAAGTCAAGTGATCTGTGCTGTCCAGATTAAGAGCTTGGATCATCTTTTTCTGGTTCTTGAGATAGGAAAaatgatcttcttcattttaaaTGGATCAATTTTGATAGTAATAGATAATTAATGAGTCCAATTCAAATACAGCTAAAAATTGGCCACCATATATTACTCCCTTAATTCTCTCCAATTCTCTCGAAAGTTACATATCAatgatttaatttgtttataaatcCCTACAATTTAGGTGATTTGTtgtaggaaaatgctaaaggtaCAACAAGTGTTACTACATAAAGTCTACAAACGGATGTGATAACATATGTGATTGGTGGATTTCAACCACCTAGTAAATGAATGTTTGAAATATGTTTAGGTGATTGGTGACACAAAAGCTTGTTAAGTTTCGTGTAGTAAAAGTTTTAGTATCcttaacattatttttgttgtaattgcAAATCCCTAAATTGTGTTTGTAATGTTTACTATACAATTTCACAAAAAAGTTGATGAGGTAagttgttactttttttttgctgaataaaaaaGGAGGTCTCCGGTGTGGGCAGTGGGCTCATCGACCCCATGCCACGTGACAGTAATGGGTAATACCATATGTACCACACATGCCTTGCTGGAGCGATCACTGGAACCGCTCCTCTCTGAGTGCAGAATGAGGACTCCTACCAGCAAGCCACACCCCCGTGCGGTAGATGAGTTGTTACTAGTTTTTATGTGGATTCACCACTTACATCGCTTTATTACCTACCattattttaaatgacataatCTCCTTCTTTTGTATtcctttaaatttaataataatgattcataataaattttaaaaatcgaaGTGTATAGACTATCATGTTAGCAATGttactcaaaattttaaatgacatgacaGTTTatacattgagagagagagagagagctggaTATCTATGAGTGAAAATGTCCCATATACTTGGTCCTCTACCCCCTTCATTTGCTGCACCTTCATACTGGAAATTTGAAAGAACACACATATGAACATAATAATATTGATCATATGCTTGACATCTCAGGACATTTGTAGTAAAACTATgatataaatttacataaagAAAACTGTGACTTAGTTACCTGATAAGATGCCGATGCTGTCCCAAAAATGAAACCACTGGGAAAAACTGGTCCGGTTAAGTGAAGCAGTGTCATAGCTTGATGAAATAGCAATGCCATTAGTCAATAAGCCAAGAAGAATTAGGAGGCATAAGACTGCAAGGCCTTGATATGCCATGATTGactctgtttttattttttttatttttgtggagCACTACATAATCTAATTTATTTAAGGACATGCAATCTGTTAGTGATCATAGCTGTCCTTCAACTGATTGTTTGACATTGTACGTAAAATTATAGTCTATAGTCTATAGATATCCACAAGATTGAGAAAATTCCTCTAATTGGATTGATTAATTAGACTGTACAAAGACTTTGTTTATATACAATGAAAACAGAGCAAACCGTGATTAGCTTTTCTAAgtaactttttctctcttaatcttctctctctaaactgtTACAAACAACTAATCCTATCAAACTTAACAGTTTGGAACCGCGgctattaaactattaatacaACGTCCATGTGCCTCTCACGTTGTAGgataaataaatctaaaactgcaaaaattttaagcaaGGAAAATACTAAATGGTTTAAGTGGTGCTTCAGTTTAAAATGTTGTGCCCACATGGATGGCCCAAGTAGCTTCAGTGGTCTCACGCCTCAGAATTCGGGTTTAAATGGGCCAGAGTAATGATACCGTGCCATATAAGCCatctttttgttcataaaaaaattaaaaaaaaaaaaaaaaaaaaagacgacgGTTGTTAAGCCATTAATATGAGCTTCAGATCTGTGAATATTAATGAGGCTTATCTTGGATAGCAAGCCTGAGAACTGAGAGCTTTTGTTAAAAAGTCTGGTTATTGTGATTGAGAGGTAATATGTAGCAATTTGATCAATACACCTTCTTGGACTCTCTCTCACTACATGACAGTCCACCTCTATATGCTTGGTTCTCATGAAAAATTGGATTCTCTCCAATGTCCAGTGCTACTCGATTGCCGTAGAATGACAAAGCTGGTTTAGAGTGATCAATCTGGAAATCTTTTAAGAGAGCTAAAATCCATGTTATCTCACAAACAGCTATTGCCATGCCTCAATATTCAGCATCTGTTGATGACCTAGAGACTATGggatagtttatttatttatttatttctagatGCCCTGACCTCCCAACTCTTGATGTACTGCAAAACTTTATAACCAGCATCTAATAGCCATAGCAGTCTTCCAATTTGTTagagttttttactttttagagcCCGGTTACATGAATTAATCACCAATATTGTGCAAAATTAgaagcagcaaaaaaaaaaccaaatagctaaagtgtagcatttattgtttttatgcTCCTATTAAGTCATATTAGCATAGCATTTCTGTCAATTTGGTTCAGTTTAAACTATTTTAGAGAATGAACCGTTTGTAAAGAGTACTAAAAACAAATGTCAACCAcagtttaatttatttataaactatcttgccttatataataattgaatgtcAAATACATATTATGTTtccttgaagaaaaaaaaaaagaaaaaaagaaaagaaaaaaccttacaaaatttaaaacacttttGAATATATAGATggattaatttagaaaatataatatattatatcaaGTAGTTATTAATATATGATACGTGTATAATGTGGTAAATGTACGTACGTCAATAATTTGGTATTATTCAAAAAAGTATGTACATTTTAAAAAGTCAGCAAAAAACAACGGAAACAGAGAAAGAACGTTATGTGCATAGTATGCGTACAATACGTtgacttttattaaaaaaaaaaaaaaagcgaaaaCATGTCTTATATATTTTCTGATATAAATACAATAATTTGTGTGTTTCAGCCATATAGAAGGTTCTCaacaatttaattaataaagaaaattatttttatagccattaataaaacaacaataaagataatattcatccaaaaactaataataaaaaataaatgatctTATTATAtcactttgttaaaaaatattcacattatttaaaaagagTTTGAGACTAACACTTATAAATTAATCtcatctattattttattttaaaataaattgataaatttttccTTGCATCATGCGGTTTGGGactaattatattaattacttcaagttttttatttatttatttaatttttatttatttttttttattttttttgttgagaagaaTGCTGACTCCTTAAGTGGGATAAATGTTGGGGTGAGATGTGAGAAGAGACAGGGGTTGGGCCTAAAGCTTCTCGACCTAGAAACATTGTAATTTCAACTATGCTCAATACACTAGTAAAGGAGTCTATTTGGGATCGAGTACAATGTAAAAtgtgggccaaaatggcccattagcattaatttttgaaatatttagcaacagagcactgtttcggaaataattaggaaaatacaactttttgtggtactcgagcatggtgagctcgagtaccatcttttcattggtcaaacatcttctcaaaaaaaagcgccgctatagggcccgaaaacgtcactatagggcttaaaaacaccactatagggccccttgaacctgttatggggacttataaaaaattttgcaggaaaacgccgctatagggcccgaaaacgtcactatagggccccttaacctggtagGGGCTTAAAAActccgctatagggcccgaaaacgtcactataggacctaaaaacgccactatagggctccttgaatatggggcaacggtggattaaaaaaacatggtactcgagctcaccaagctcgagtaccagaaaaagtggtatttccctaattatttccgaaacagtgctctgttgctaaatatttcaaaaattaatgctaatgggccattttggcctaaaATGTGACCCATATATGTGATCCAAACCATAGCCAAGTACTGGCCAGTCCACTGGGTGGCCTATTTTTGTGAAAGCAGGCAAGCAGCCAGATAAGATGATTCACAATGATTCTAAATTATGCTTATGCTTTTGGGACTCAAATTAGACTGCATTTGGAAACTACGTACATTGCTTCGCCCAAAGGAGAAACCAAACAATagatgcttttatatatataaaagaaacattCGAGTTTGTAAACAGtgacattaatttaatttaattttaatttattgaatacAGATTACAGACATTATTTAAACATGAGTATATCCGTAGTATCTATATAGTTCAACATGAGTATAGTCCTAAATTTGTCATCTTATGGCTTGAGGAATTTCTTAAACCAACGTGCAGACATTTTCGGATATCTTTTCAACCCATTTTTATAGTCTACATAGTTGATGCCAAACCGAACGGAATAACCTGCACCCCATTCAAAGTTGTCCAATAATGACCATGCAAAATATCCCTTCACATTAACACCATCCCTACATCAAAAAATAGATCAATTGGACTTTAGACATAACAACTTTCATAATTGTTAATACAACATATTGATATTATTAGTAATAATATAAAGTCATATTTGTATTAGATCCAAAAGAGAGAGGTCTTCTCAACTTACTTAATAGCCTTAAGAATATACTGAAAATGGCGATGGTAATAATCAATTCTATAGTTGTCTGCAAGGGCTTCCTTAAGCGACAATGTGTCATTATTGAACTCAGAAATCCCTATATTATAGTGGCAGATTATTAGATTCAAATGGAAATCAAACTGCCAttcctttcaaattttatatttctggCTTGCACCATAACTTTATGTGACCATAATTGAaaagttcaaaagaaaattaccaTTCTCGGTAATAAAAATTAGTGGATCATTGTACTTTGTCTTGGCGTATAATAGACTATCTCGAATTCCCCTGGGATAGACATGGAGCCAACTTGAAGCAGCCTGAAATgtcattttaaagaaaaaatttaaattcaataagtATTCGGTATAAAACTCTCTTTACACACTAATGAAATGATGCcacaatatttctttttctttttcaaatgggAGAACAGAGAATACCGCTAacaataacaaattaacaacTTAAAATCCAATTCATACGCACCTCTGGACCGATGGGAATCCCATTGCGCTCAGCTGccacaataaaagaaaaaagcatgGTCTTGTTAGTACGTATGAGTTACATAAGAAAATAGAAATCATAGATCCAAATGATTGAGTTCGAACAAGAAAGATTAGCTCGCAAATCTGTTAAGTAGCTTGGCTTTTCAGCTTTGGGTGCATCAGCAGCATAATTAGTAGTATAGTAGTTCAGCCCTAGAAAATCAAGTGACCCTTTTAATAGCTTGGATTGCTCTTTTGTGAATTTGGGTAATCGGTCGCCAACTAGAGATCGCATGCTATGTGGATAGTCACCATTTGTTAGGGGATCCATAAACCTGCCACAAGCCACGAAATTTTAAGTCTTTATTGAACCTACTATACTAAAAAAGCAAAGgatttttctattctttgtaAATAACTAGCAAATGGTGCAATAGATGTCCAAAACAAAGAGTTATGTAGTTTTAGTATACTTACCATCCAAACCTGAAATCATGGGCTCTTTGCGCAGCATCTTGGTCCTGCGTCGCGTTAGAGTATGGCACAACCCAGTCTCCAACTAGGGATATACCCATCAAGCCTTTCTGTGCTTGCTGCACATAGTGAAAGCTTGCTTATTTAAAGACACATTCAAGTCAAGCTAGTGGAATtgtatttttatcaacttttgaCAAATTAATTCATATGCTTTCAACAAAAAAGTTAATGCTTTCAACAAAAAAGTTAATCCAATCCCACACAAATGGAAAAGATAAATGCTTACTCAATTACTAATCCTGAAAAACAAGTTTAACTTAGCAAATTTATCTAAGTTTATATTCACTGCAAATAGTATTAAATGAAGTACCTTGGATTGTCTTGTACCAAGTGCAATGCAACCATATTTATTGAATGGactacaattttcaaaaaaaaaaaaagtagtaaaataaGCATAAAATAGTTTGGTATAGGGAACCTGATACTTTTTCCTGTACACTTCAACGGCAGATGCATGAGCAAGAAGTTGATTATGTGATACCAAATACGGTTCTGTTCCAGAATCTCCACCAGTGCAATTTTTCTTTTGCCAACTAGAACACCGACCTGGGGCTGAATCCCCCGTAACATAACCACCATTGGAGTAGCTCAATGGTTCATTTAGTGTGATCCAATGCTTGACACGATCACCAAATTCTTTATAGCAAAGCTCAGCATAATCCCGAAAATCATCCCTAAACATATACatgcaaaagtctccaaactatTTAATAACTGACATTAGCTAACTATGTTTGCATTTATACGTTAGCACATCATTTATAGCATTCAGTTATAGATCTAGAAGGCCTAACTATACAAATAGgaaaaaactcttttttaatattatttaaatccAATAGTCAGGGGGAAAGGAGATTTGAACTTGAATATCTCCAATTTCTAATAGAAATACCAAAAGGTGTCAACTAATTGAGCTATAAAGCTCTTGGCATTTGAGaatggataataataataatagagcaagatttaggtacagtatttaGGTGCTATTCCTTAGGTTTCCCTCTTAAAATGCTAAGTGATtgctacaaataataataataataataataataataatgctaaGTGATTGCTACAAATAATGACTAAGttacaaattaatgaaacactTTCTAACTTAATAGTTTTTCAATTCAACTTGTAAATTCCTCGTTTCTCATTTCgatcctttatttttattatgttttcaaTGCAGTCATTCCATCAAAATTTGTCCAATCTCActctttgttttaatattttcatttttcaaaaagatatcattttagagcatccacatcagtgaATGCAAAATTCTCGTCTATTTTACACGgaaaaacctactttttttattttacacacccatttttacaaaacactcacattagtttatctattctacacattaattcaataaaatattcatttttttacaattttttattattccctCCCTCGTTGCCCCTCTCTCTTACAGACCCACAGTTCGTCACTACCAACGATCACTCCACacccaaccaccatcatcaccaCCCCCACCATCATCAAGGAAAACCCACTCAATCCCAAACCCATTAATCACCCACCCAACCCGAAACTCAGTCAAGCCAAATCATCACCCACCCAATTGGCGGCAAGatcatcaaaacccaccaaTGAACCAGAAAAGCCAAGCCGATCAAGATCAAAACCCACCGACCCACACCCACAATCaaccaaaaaaccaaagaaaaaaaaaaaaaaaaccagcaaccAACAGATCGGAGTGAGATCGAGGCCTCCAGCCTAAGCAAGATTGACACCTCGCAGCACCGCCACCACCTAGCGACGGCCGTCGGCCTCAAGCTCAACCAAAAATAGATCAAAACCCACGAGATTCTAGGCGATAGACCCGTCAGAGAACTCCGTTCGTGTTGTAGGCGATGGACTCGTCCGGCAACTCGGCTTGCTCGACCTCGTTCTCATCGGCGGCGATGGCAATCGGCAGAAGCTGGAGGAAGAAAAATTgatgagatgagagaaagagagagctatGCTATGCGcttgagagagaatgagagtgaGAGCAGAGACGAGACAAGAGAGAgataaaactatttaaaaattaaatacacatgctacagtgcccgtgtaaatttacatgggTACTGTAGCTCgttgaaaaatttaaaagactTTACAGATTTTTAAACAGATTGATGTGGAGTGTTTTTCggttcaaaatgtgtaaaagtgGTCGAAATgtttattttacacatttataaaacagctgatgtgaatgcttttaGTGGAGCAAATTGGACAGAAGGGCTATACTGGGAACAGAAAGAAGTAAATAACTCTTTATAGGactatattaaaaacaaaaggaagtcAAGTGTCTTATTTGAAATTGTATGGTAATATTACGTTAATGTATCATATCATGATctcacaggaaaaaaaaaaaaaaaaaaaaaaaaaaaaaaaaaaaagatcaattaTAAATTCTTGACAAATTATATCAAACCCAATAATTCCGTAAGGCAGTGATCTAGCAACTTCACAAATAAGtcattaactaaaaataataataatcataatcatCCCCCCCACCCCCGCGATTCCTTAACTTCAAAATGGGccatcaatttaaattttacacatCATAATCACTATAAAACTTATGAAAAGTATACTAATTAGAATTCAAATGAGTAAAATGGTCGATCATAATGTAAATTAACCACTTACACAATATGAGGACTCAAAAAACCACCATactcatcttccaatgcttGGGGAAGATCCCAGTGGAAGAGGGTCACAAAGGGGAGTATACCTGCATTCAGTCATTGCAAACAACTATGAATTAATAG
Coding sequences within:
- the LOC126718443 gene encoding beta-glucosidase 12-like isoform X5; this encodes MKKMGLDAYRFSISWSRVLPKGKLFGGVNREGIKYYNKLINKLLDRGILPFVTLFHWDLPQALEDEYGGFLSPHIVDDFRDYAELCYKEFGDRVKHWITLNEPLSYSNGGYVTGDSAPGRCSSWQKKNCTGGDSGTEPYLVSHNQLLAHASAVEVYRKKYQQAQKGLMGISLVGDWVVPYSNATQDQDAAQRAHDFRFGWFMDPLTNGDYPHSMRSLVGDRLPKFTKEQSKLLKGSLDFLGLNYYTTNYAADAPKAEKPSYLTDLRANLSSERNGIPIGPEAASSWLHVYPRGIRDSLLYAKTKYNDPLIFITENGISEFNNDTLSLKEALADNYRIDYYHRHFQYILKAIKDGVNVKGYFAWSLLDNFEWGAGYSVRFGINYVDYKNGLKRYPKMSARWFKKFLKP
- the LOC126718443 gene encoding beta-glucosidase 12-like isoform X3; the encoded protein is MASQGYPVLGLLVLLGLLTNIIAVSSSHGSAYDTASLNRTSFPEGFIFGTAAAAYQYEGAAYEDGKGPNIWDTYTHEHPERIVNGSNGDVAVDQYHHYKGDVRIMKKMGLDAYRFSISWSRVLPKGKLFGGVNREGIKYYNKLINKLLDRGILPFVTLFHWDLPQALEDEYGGFLSPHIVDDFRDYAELCYKEFGDRVKHWITLNEPLSYSNGGYVTGDSAPGRCSSWQKKNCTGGDSGTEPYLVSHNQLLAHASAVEVYRKKYQQAQKGLMGISLVGDWVVPYSNATQDQDAAQRAHDFRFGWFMDPLTNGDYPHSMRSLVGDRLPKFTKEQSKLLKGSLDFLGLNYYTTNYAADAPKAEKPSYLTDLRANLSSERNGIPIGPEAASSWLHVYPRGIRDSLLYAKTKYNDPLIFITENGISEFNNDTLSLKEALADNYRIDYYHRHFQYILKAIKDGVNVKGYFAWSLLDNFEWGAGYSVRFGINYVDYKNGLKRYPKMSARWFKKFLKP
- the LOC126718443 gene encoding beta-glucosidase 12-like isoform X4, encoding MEFLNATTMESKSIQRKILLLALCHGSAYDTASLNRTSFPEGFIFGTAAAAYQYEGAAYEDGKGPNIWDTYTHEHPERIVNGSNGDVAVDQYHHYKGDVRIMKKMGLDAYRFSISWSRVLPKGKLFGGVNREGIKYYNKLINKLLDRGILPFVTLFHWDLPQALEDEYGGFLSPHIVDDFRDYAELCYKEFGDRVKHWITLNEPLSYSNGGYVTGDSAPGRCSSWQKKNCTGGDSGTEPYLVSHNQLLAHASAVEVYRKKYQQAQKGLMGISLVGDWVVPYSNATQDQDAAQRAHDFRFGWFMDPLTNGDYPHSMRSLVGDRLPKFTKEQSKLLKGSLDFLGLNYYTTNYAADAPKAEKPSYLTDLRANLSSERNGIPIGPEAASSWLHVYPRGIRDSLLYAKTKYNDPLIFITENGISEFNNDTLSLKEALADNYRIDYYHRHFQYILKAIKDGVNVKGYFAWSLLDNFEWGAGYSVRFGINYVDYKNGLKRYPKMSARWFKKFLKP